One segment of Rubripirellula amarantea DNA contains the following:
- a CDS encoding YhaN family protein, which produces MKIERLDLIAYGHLTDVTIDLSAKPYQFHLIVGRNESGKSTSMRAINAWLFGFPGQTPDDYVHTMKKLRVGGVVSDEKQSLHCVRRKGNKNTLLDGADGKSSINEASLQEMLGGIDATTFASQFAISHEELVAGGEMILQGQGELGEMLFAAGAGLGKLKKVQEQLKHDYETIFKRLGKSRIADTLKIIKQMKEDLKKAQVPPAEYARLQSELADKQAEIEELKREADTLSHRRARLLAQIEALPIIPMWHQATKDFSEVAGTPILSADFTDRRRNLAAEMSIATSNIERVESTLSRLRLQLSEVKEDKPIRDNRREIETLIKELPVREKAEADRKGFMSNVLHSQERDLRAKLADLAKVTSQSSTDNSQRSNLEDQVHQYQLNESERKKIVRLAGEYARVVTGCEDKRRQVERLRQRIESCGKELEALPLESHAEGLSQVLAQIGQPSAMVENLREAQSQVQRFEDRCEVFRSRLRLDQSLDRIVTMELPDPAIVSQTSARINSIDEETEIARRRVLELKRQLADEEAGYEAIETKAHLPSLGDLDKARQVRDRMLAAIHKQTLVHAERDESSLTDASVDTFETDSVMQAVRRADEIADQLRMHQKEVHQRETMVATIRKLTAKVQQAQSEWDKQKELQANIQEHWNIVWTEKGITPGSPQAMRDWIDEHEKLVALAESLEDERASLKRFEASVEDATQRLAMALKLNADALEGANLLDLHAKASLIAEQNDALVQQRKLTMQQIEGWTSELSEAETTLNAREADLVAWQEQWDVAMHSLSRDSSAKSSLAPEDVIAMLDSIKDLSNLKKDRDDMLHRMTSIENETQAFLKSAARTVHAVHGDEVKIMTEGDDTSVLLQHAASLIQELHQRSKQESIDSAARDRLREDIAKAEQELKAESLTMQRHFVLRDELLQESGSESLEALPAIEAQWRRRETAAAQVRSTENDLRRLAGGEDLERFIEGIGDVQPAILEDHLAETDRDRKRISDQLELAIEGLGAIGQLLKQMDGGETASDISQAIAGQLGQLSSDVEAYVRLKLAGAILNRAIEHYRSENQEPVLQIAETYFRELTGGAYVGLNVDYPNEGDVPILHGRRASGDDVPVSGMSSGTADALYLALRLASLKHRCDSGKPMPLIIDDCLQRFDEVRSAAALRVLSKLSASTQVIMFTHHDHLEGLARESLEAGEFHVHRLAT; this is translated from the coding sequence ATGAAAATTGAACGTCTTGATCTGATCGCGTACGGCCACCTGACTGATGTCACCATCGACCTTTCGGCCAAACCTTATCAATTCCATTTGATTGTCGGCCGGAATGAGTCTGGCAAATCAACGTCGATGCGAGCTATCAATGCATGGTTGTTTGGCTTCCCCGGCCAAACCCCCGACGATTACGTCCACACCATGAAAAAGCTGCGAGTCGGCGGCGTCGTTAGCGATGAAAAACAAAGCTTGCACTGTGTGCGTCGCAAAGGCAACAAGAACACATTGCTTGACGGAGCCGACGGCAAGTCGAGTATCAACGAAGCATCGTTGCAAGAAATGCTGGGTGGAATTGATGCGACGACATTCGCCTCGCAGTTCGCCATCAGCCACGAAGAATTAGTGGCCGGTGGCGAGATGATTTTGCAAGGGCAGGGCGAACTAGGCGAAATGCTCTTCGCAGCCGGAGCAGGACTCGGCAAACTTAAAAAGGTCCAAGAGCAACTCAAGCATGACTACGAGACTATCTTCAAACGACTGGGAAAGTCACGCATTGCCGATACGCTGAAGATTATCAAACAGATGAAGGAGGATCTGAAGAAAGCTCAAGTTCCACCCGCAGAGTACGCGAGACTGCAATCTGAATTGGCGGACAAGCAAGCCGAAATCGAGGAACTCAAACGCGAAGCCGATACATTGTCACATCGACGTGCTCGACTTCTGGCGCAGATCGAAGCTTTGCCGATCATTCCAATGTGGCATCAGGCGACCAAGGATTTCTCTGAAGTGGCTGGCACACCTATCTTGTCCGCTGACTTTACCGATCGACGTCGGAATCTTGCAGCAGAGATGAGCATAGCAACCAGCAACATCGAGCGTGTTGAAAGCACGTTGTCGCGTCTGCGGCTACAACTAAGCGAGGTGAAAGAGGACAAGCCAATTCGCGATAATCGTCGAGAGATCGAAACGCTTATCAAGGAACTGCCGGTCCGGGAAAAGGCCGAGGCTGATCGCAAGGGATTCATGTCCAATGTGCTTCATAGCCAAGAGCGAGACCTACGTGCGAAATTGGCGGACCTTGCGAAAGTCACGTCTCAATCATCGACTGACAACTCACAACGATCGAACCTTGAAGATCAGGTCCACCAATACCAACTCAATGAAAGCGAGCGTAAGAAAATCGTTCGCTTGGCGGGTGAGTACGCGAGGGTCGTGACGGGATGCGAAGACAAACGGCGGCAGGTGGAACGATTGCGGCAACGAATCGAATCCTGCGGTAAGGAACTTGAAGCCTTGCCTTTGGAATCACATGCTGAAGGGTTGTCGCAAGTGCTTGCGCAAATCGGCCAGCCTTCGGCGATGGTGGAAAATCTGCGTGAAGCCCAATCTCAAGTCCAGCGGTTCGAGGACCGTTGCGAAGTCTTTCGGTCGCGACTTCGACTCGATCAATCACTGGATCGGATCGTCACGATGGAACTACCGGACCCTGCGATCGTCAGTCAAACATCGGCCCGGATCAACTCTATCGACGAAGAGACGGAAATCGCTAGACGTCGAGTCTTAGAACTAAAACGGCAACTTGCCGACGAAGAAGCTGGCTACGAAGCGATTGAAACGAAAGCTCACCTACCTTCCCTGGGTGACTTGGACAAGGCTCGACAAGTGCGAGATCGCATGCTTGCGGCGATTCACAAACAAACACTCGTTCATGCGGAACGAGATGAATCCTCGCTTACCGACGCTAGCGTCGACACTTTCGAAACCGACAGCGTCATGCAAGCGGTGCGTCGGGCGGATGAGATCGCCGATCAGCTTCGAATGCACCAAAAGGAAGTTCACCAGCGGGAAACCATGGTGGCGACGATCCGCAAGTTGACCGCCAAAGTCCAGCAGGCGCAAAGCGAATGGGACAAGCAAAAGGAACTGCAAGCCAACATCCAGGAACACTGGAACATCGTTTGGACAGAAAAAGGGATCACACCGGGATCTCCGCAAGCGATGCGAGACTGGATTGACGAACACGAAAAACTTGTTGCGCTTGCTGAATCCCTGGAGGACGAACGGGCAAGCCTGAAGCGATTTGAAGCCTCGGTCGAAGACGCGACTCAAAGATTGGCCATGGCTTTGAAACTTAATGCCGATGCTTTGGAAGGGGCGAACTTGCTGGACCTACATGCTAAGGCAAGCCTGATTGCCGAGCAGAACGACGCTCTGGTTCAGCAGCGAAAATTAACGATGCAACAGATTGAGGGATGGACTTCGGAATTGTCGGAAGCGGAAACCACGCTCAATGCTCGTGAAGCTGATTTAGTGGCTTGGCAGGAACAATGGGATGTCGCCATGCATTCTTTGAGTCGAGACTCATCCGCTAAGTCGTCGCTTGCGCCCGAGGATGTGATCGCGATGCTCGATTCGATCAAGGATCTAAGTAATCTGAAGAAGGATCGAGACGACATGCTGCATCGGATGACTTCCATTGAAAACGAGACGCAAGCGTTCTTGAAATCAGCAGCTCGTACGGTTCATGCGGTCCACGGTGACGAAGTAAAGATCATGACCGAAGGCGACGACACCAGTGTTCTCTTGCAACATGCCGCGTCGTTAATCCAAGAACTTCATCAGCGGTCCAAGCAAGAATCAATCGACTCGGCCGCCCGGGATCGGCTGCGCGAGGACATCGCCAAAGCCGAACAGGAACTGAAGGCAGAGTCTTTAACGATGCAGCGTCATTTCGTGCTGCGAGATGAGCTTCTGCAGGAGTCCGGCAGTGAAAGCCTAGAGGCGCTACCAGCGATTGAGGCTCAATGGCGACGGCGTGAGACCGCAGCCGCCCAAGTCCGATCCACCGAGAATGACCTTCGGCGGTTGGCAGGTGGCGAGGATCTGGAACGGTTCATTGAAGGCATTGGCGACGTCCAACCAGCAATTCTGGAAGATCATCTCGCCGAAACGGATCGCGACCGAAAACGCATTTCTGATCAGCTCGAACTTGCTATTGAAGGACTTGGTGCGATCGGCCAGTTGCTGAAACAAATGGATGGAGGCGAAACGGCATCTGATATTTCGCAGGCGATCGCGGGGCAACTCGGACAGCTTTCCAGCGATGTTGAAGCCTACGTACGCTTGAAGTTGGCGGGTGCAATTTTGAATCGTGCGATCGAGCATTATCGAAGCGAAAACCAAGAACCCGTGTTACAGATCGCGGAGACGTACTTTCGGGAACTAACCGGCGGTGCTTATGTGGGACTTAACGTTGACTATCCCAATGAAGGCGATGTCCCAATTCTGCACGGTCGCCGAGCCTCCGGCGATGATGTTCCCGTCAGCGGAATGAGTTCGGGGACGGCCGACGCCCTGTATTTAGCCTTGCGATTAGCCTCGCTAAAACATCGCTGCGACAGCGGCAAACCAATGCCGTTGATTATTGATGACTGCTTGCAACGATTTGACGAAGTTCGTTCGGCGGCCGCGTTGCGAGTGCTTTCGAAGTTATCGGCGTCGACTCAGGTGATCATGTTCACTCACCATGATCACCTCGAAGGCCTAGCGAGAGAATCGCTTGAAGCGGGGGAGTTCCATGTTCACCGCTTGGCAACCTAG
- a CDS encoding class I SAM-dependent methyltransferase — MSSAQERILAQYHGLMQVNASSHLLRSAREIGLIGELREGQRTLEQLRDNLSLSEASLQLFLDGLMSIGIVEKYDEDHALSRAGHLLCQYDDDLGDSTWSNLPDLVRGKIDRENIDDQAQHDYLAATQWSHTASAMQAAEILDIGGQDEPAGLRILDLGCGSAVWSCAMSYRDPESTLTAVDGPGAIEAATATAESIELGERFSPITSLPEDAELPAESFDLVILAQRISCLDEAEGKKLIDKAVAATAPNGRLIVIDLFRGNSAPSLSESLEALKLNLGTRGGYIRSLDEIQANLAQAGLGNVQFTYLAASRINLGMAVGRK; from the coding sequence ATGTCATCCGCTCAAGAACGAATTCTCGCCCAATACCATGGCCTCATGCAGGTCAACGCTTCATCGCACCTGTTGCGGTCAGCTCGCGAAATCGGCTTGATTGGCGAATTGCGTGAGGGTCAGCGGACACTGGAACAACTTCGTGACAATCTCAGCCTCAGTGAGGCGTCGCTGCAGCTTTTTCTTGATGGGCTGATGTCGATCGGGATTGTGGAAAAGTACGACGAAGATCACGCCCTTTCTCGCGCCGGTCATCTGCTTTGTCAGTACGACGATGATTTGGGCGATTCCACTTGGTCGAACTTACCTGACCTCGTTAGAGGAAAGATTGATCGCGAAAACATCGACGACCAGGCTCAGCATGATTACTTAGCGGCCACACAGTGGTCGCATACCGCATCAGCGATGCAGGCGGCTGAGATACTGGACATTGGCGGCCAGGACGAACCAGCGGGGCTGCGGATTCTGGATTTGGGGTGCGGATCGGCAGTTTGGAGTTGTGCGATGTCCTACCGGGATCCTGAATCAACGTTGACGGCGGTCGATGGCCCCGGTGCGATCGAAGCAGCGACCGCCACCGCCGAGTCGATTGAGCTAGGCGAACGTTTTTCGCCAATCACTTCACTGCCCGAAGACGCGGAATTGCCAGCGGAGTCATTCGATTTGGTGATTCTGGCTCAGCGAATTTCATGCTTGGACGAAGCGGAGGGTAAAAAGTTGATCGACAAGGCCGTCGCAGCAACGGCTCCCAACGGTCGATTGATTGTGATTGACCTGTTTCGCGGCAACTCGGCACCTAGTTTGTCAGAGAGCCTAGAGGCGCTCAAGCTGAACTTGGGGACCCGAGGTGGATACATTCGATCACTAGACGAAATTCAAGCGAACTTAGCTCAGGCCGGGTTGGGAAATGTCCAATTCACGTACCTAGCAGCAAGTCGAATCAATCTCGGCATGGCGGTGGGGCGGAAATGA
- the rpmF gene encoding 50S ribosomal protein L32 has translation MAVPKRKHSNSRTGKRRSHDHVKKRQIAYCPQCSSAVPTHTVCPKCGYYQGRTVVEPQEA, from the coding sequence ATGGCTGTCCCAAAACGTAAACACTCCAATAGCCGAACTGGCAAACGCCGTAGCCACGACCACGTGAAAAAGCGTCAGATCGCTTATTGCCCACAGTGCAGCAGTGCTGTGCCAACGCACACGGTATGCCCAAAATGTGGCTATTACCAAGGCCGCACCGTAGTTGAGCCGCAAGAAGCGTAA